From Cryptococcus neoformans var. grubii H99 chromosome 6, complete sequence:
TAGTCTTCTTGATCGAAAAAGATGAACATCATCAATGATCAGTAGTCCGCAACTAATAGTTGAGTTAGGGACGGAATTGAATGATTGAATTCTTTTCTGATGTAAGAAGGCTTTGTTTGTAACGGTTTGCGGCCACATTGTCCGAGGGTTTGACTCTGGTATGCATTTGATGCGATCATGCGGAACGTGGGGTGATAcaaagatgggaagaggaaaaacGAACGAAGACAAAAAGCAAAATATTTTGATTGGCGGAACTTTTCCATCATGTTTATTTGTTCTCGCGTTCTTCTTTGGTCCTCTCGTATGAAAATAAAGTCGTCTCTTCAAATTTGGCCAAACAGCAGACGTAAGCACTGATATGAACGATTAAAGACTACTATAGTCACAATTCTCATGCATGTCATTACACGTAAAGAGACCAAGATGCAATATACCGGAAAAAGCGAACCATAAACCACCCTAGGCACAACTATTGCTCGCCGGTGGCAAGCTTGGGAGGGAAACCAGTCTGGTtatcttcctttccatcgcGACCCTCACGGCCGCCTCGGCCGCCCTTGCCTCCTCGACCGCCACGACCGCCGCGGCCACCCCGACCTCGGCCTCCACGACCACCGCCACGACCACCGCGTCCACCACGTCCTcgcttttccttctcttccttctcattCAAAGCCTGAGCGGCCTGCTTGCCCTTAAAGCATGCTCGCGTGTACCAGAAATCACGgtgctcctcctctgtGAACAGAAATGATCAATGCAAGAACAAACTGTTCAACTGCAGTATGAACTTACCTGTCATACGAGCCCATTCAACCTCAGCGCCACCAAAAGTCATCTTGGCctccttgagcttctcaaACTCATCGTCGTTGATGACGGAGTTGTCACTCTTAGCGATGGtaccagaagaagatccaGGGGGGAAAGCGAGGAAAGGAGTGGCAATGACATTGCTAACTTGGGCCTGAAAAAGATGCATCAGCACGTGCTCTTTCGCTTCATATGGTCTTCATATGATCTGCGTACCTTGAGGTCCTTCCAGTCAGGGTTCTCACCGTGGTTGATGAACTTCACAGCGGAGTTGATTTCGAAGGCGACCTTGGAGCGATCCAACACCTTACCGGTGTGACGGTCGCATTCGAGAGAAGCACCATTGTACTCAACCACGAGGGGCTCGGGCTCATCAGTCCTGgcctccttgccttctcgctcttcgtcgtcatcctctcgagacctcttcttcttgttctctcCGGCCTTCAAGTTCTTCACCTCAGGTCTCGAACCAACAATAGCAACGCCGTCGGGAATCTTAGCCAAAGAAGGGAGTTGACCGTGCTTGGCCCTCTCCATTTCTCTAAAAGCGTTGAACTTCCCCTCAGGCTTGGATTTGCTCTGACCTCCACGGTTGATGTCACCTTCGGGAatacccttctccttggccttcaTCTTGACATAAGCATCCCTGCGCAAATTGTTAATTCTTTGCCTGCGAAGCCGTACCATTGAAATGCACGCACTTGGACATAAAAGTCATCTCAGGACCGTCAGGCGTGAACTTGGGAATGCTTTCTTGCTCGGCAAACTTTTTGGCATCAGCCTCATAGGCAAACTCAACGAAAACGGATCCCTGAACAAAATTTAGCACAATCGACAACAAAAGCAGCGAGTCAATAAAACATAACAACGGACCTTGAATTGacccttgcccttgccaGCAGCTCCCTTGCCCTCGATATCTCCTCGTCGCATGCGGACAGCATTGATCTTGCCAAACTGATCACAGTAcgcctcaatcttctcctgaGTGTTTGCCTCTGTTTCCTCCTCACCGAAGCCTTTCTGTAAAACGATCTCATCAGTTGGGCACCAATGGAAGACAGGTTTCACGCACAATGTACACCGATCGATCCCAAGCGGTGGtgttcttctccaaaggcctcttcctcctcacgTTCTCACCGTCTTCACTAACCGCAACAAGAGGGTCGTTTCCGTCCTCCTTGATGGACAAACGCAAAGCGTAGGCAACGAAGGGAACGCCGAGAGACTGGAAGTCCTTCATACGCTTGAAAGTGCTGATGGTCTTGATAGGGACCCAGCCCTCAGCATTGCAGCAggtgagggagaagaagtatTTGTCTACGGGCAAGTTGGAGTCGGAGAAGTAGAATCGGACTAAAAATTGGTCATGTCAACCCAAGCTCATTCGTTTTTGAATCTGACTGATTGAGTCAAACGTACCTTGCTTAGCAGCCTTGGAGAGGAGCTCCTTGACCTCATCTTCAGACTTCCCCTCGACGGTGGGGAGGGGACCGAGTTCGACCTCTTTGGACTCCTCAGGGATGGAGACAGCGGCTTGTTCGGCAGACATGTTGGAGCTGAGGATTACGGGGTGAAGGATGTAGTAAAGAAGAGTTGAAGCACAGGGCTATGCATATGTATATGGTATATCTGTTGGCTGCCTCTGCGGTGGAGTGCTGGGTGAGTTACTGCAGAAATTCTGATCCCTTCCCCGCGGTGATATCCGAAAGTGGCACCTCAAGACGctgcctccaccgccaGGGACGGCACAAACAAGCGGCCCTGAATTCCTCATTTCGGCGACTGATATGTCACGACTGGCAGCACATTCCTCTCGTCGCTTTAGCTTCAGTGGCCCTTTTGTAAAACCGCGCCATACTCCATACAGTCAGAATACAGAGC
This genomic window contains:
- a CDS encoding lupus La protein; translated protein: MSAEQAAVSIPEESKEVELGPLPTVEGKSEDEVKELLSKAAKQVRFYFSDSNLPVDKYFFSLTCCNAEGWVPIKTISTFKRMKDFQSLGVPFVAYALRLSIKEDGNDPLVAVSEDGENVRRKRPLEKNTTAWDRSVYIKGFGEEETEANTQEKIEAYCDQFGKINAVRMRRGDIEGKGAAGKGKGQFKGSVFVEFAYEADAKKFAEQESIPKFTPDGPEMTFMSKDAYVKMKAKEKGIPEGDINRGGQSKSKPEGKFNAFREMERAKHGQLPSLAKIPDGVAIVGSRPEVKNLKAGENKKKRSREDDDEEREGKEARTDEPEPLVVEYNGASLECDRHTGKVLDRSKVAFEINSAVKFINHGENPDWKDLKAQVSNVIATPFLAFPPGSSSGTIAKSDNSVINDDEFEKLKEAKMTFGGAEVEWARMTEEEHRDFWYTRACFKGKQAAQALNEKEEKEKRGRGGRGGRGGGRGGRGRGGRGGRGGRGGKGGRGGREGRDGKEDNQTGFPPKLATGEQ